One Chryseobacterium indoltheticum DNA segment encodes these proteins:
- the metF gene encoding methylenetetrahydrofolate reductase [NAD(P)H]: protein MKITDHIKNANGKALFSLEVVPPQKGIGIEDLYKNIDPLMEFKPPFIDVTTSREEYIYIDKGNGLMERRITRMRPGTLGICAAIQHKYNVDTVPHLLCGGFTKEETEYLLVDCMYLGIDNIMALRGDAMKGHQYFEPTLGGHASAMDLVNQINNLGRGKYLHNDEQICDEHNKFCIGVAGYPEKHMEAPSMNYDLKWLKQKVDAGADYIVTQMFFDNKKFIEFVTKAREMGITVPIIPGIKPIATKNHLKLLPQVFKIDLPEDLINAVESAKNNEAVKQIGIEWAISQCKELLDFGVPVLHFYSMGKSDNIKKVAGELF from the coding sequence ATGAAAATCACAGACCACATAAAAAACGCCAACGGAAAAGCCTTGTTTTCTTTAGAAGTTGTTCCGCCCCAGAAAGGAATTGGGATTGAAGATTTATATAAAAATATTGATCCTCTGATGGAATTTAAACCGCCTTTTATTGATGTGACGACTTCGCGTGAAGAATACATTTACATCGATAAAGGAAATGGCCTGATGGAACGTAGAATTACCAGAATGCGTCCCGGAACTTTGGGGATCTGTGCGGCGATCCAGCATAAATATAATGTAGATACCGTTCCTCACTTGCTTTGCGGAGGTTTTACCAAAGAAGAAACAGAATATCTTTTGGTAGACTGTATGTACCTTGGGATAGATAATATTATGGCGCTTCGTGGTGATGCGATGAAAGGTCATCAATATTTTGAACCCACTTTAGGAGGTCATGCAAGTGCAATGGATTTAGTTAATCAGATTAATAATTTAGGACGCGGGAAATATCTTCATAATGATGAGCAGATTTGTGACGAACACAACAAGTTTTGCATCGGAGTTGCCGGTTATCCAGAAAAACACATGGAAGCCCCTTCAATGAATTATGACTTGAAATGGCTGAAACAAAAAGTAGATGCAGGTGCAGATTACATCGTTACACAAATGTTTTTTGACAATAAAAAGTTTATCGAATTTGTTACTAAAGCCAGAGAGATGGGCATCACTGTTCCGATTATTCCAGGGATAAAACCTATTGCGACCAAAAATCATCTGAAACTTTTACCACAAGTTTTCAAAATTGACTTACCTGAAGATTTAATCAATGCTGTTGAAAGTGCAAAAAATAACGAAGCCGTAAAGCAAATAGGAATCGAATGGGCAATCAGCCAATGCAAAGAACTGCTTGATTTTGGCGTTCCCGTTTTACATTTTTACTCGATGGGAAAAAGCGATAATATTAAAAAAGTAGCTGGAGAGCTGTTTTAA
- a CDS encoding alpha/beta fold hydrolase: protein MKTELQHINFLYKTDSQREYHILLSYQLFGKELFSAPIILVNHALTGNSNVAGEKGWWKQLIGENQVIDTIKYTVLCFNIPGNGYDDFFINEYSDFTPSDIANIFLKGLESLHITNLYVLIGGSLGGAIGWEMLSKKPDLAEIFIPIACDSKTHDWLHAQCLVQKFLLNGNDEPIQKARIHAMLCYRTPQSLNDRFQNKYTQEKQALESQNWLNYHGKSLAERFSLKSYQLMNHLLMNINADENMMQKIQARMHMISVDTDLFFPASEIRNGFEKLKENKQDVFYHEIKSIHGHDAFLMEYSQLNNIINNIL from the coding sequence TTGAAAACAGAACTGCAACATATTAATTTTTTGTACAAAACCGATTCTCAGAGAGAATATCATATCCTGTTAAGCTATCAGCTTTTTGGGAAAGAGCTATTTTCAGCACCCATCATTTTGGTCAATCATGCTTTAACCGGAAACTCGAATGTTGCCGGAGAAAAGGGTTGGTGGAAACAACTGATTGGTGAAAATCAGGTGATTGATACAATTAAATATACAGTGCTCTGTTTCAATATTCCCGGAAATGGATATGACGATTTTTTTATTAATGAATATTCAGATTTTACCCCTTCAGATATTGCAAATATATTTTTGAAAGGTCTTGAATCTTTACATATTACAAATTTATATGTCCTTATTGGAGGGTCTTTAGGAGGCGCAATTGGCTGGGAAATGCTTTCAAAAAAGCCAGATTTGGCCGAAATTTTTATTCCAATTGCCTGTGATTCTAAAACTCATGATTGGTTGCATGCACAATGTCTTGTTCAGAAATTTTTATTAAACGGAAATGATGAACCGATACAAAAAGCCAGAATTCATGCGATGTTATGCTACAGAACACCTCAGTCTTTAAACGACAGATTTCAAAACAAATACACTCAGGAAAAACAAGCGTTAGAATCTCAAAACTGGCTTAATTATCATGGGAAATCTCTTGCCGAAAGATTTAGTTTAAAATCATATCAATTGATGAATCATTTATTGATGAATATTAATGCTGATGAAAATATGATGCAGAAAATTCAGGCACGAATGCACATGATCTCTGTAGATACAGATTTATTTTTTCCTGCCTCTGAAATTAGGAATGGCTTTGAGAAGCTAAAGGAAAATAAACAAGATGTTTTCTATCACGAGATCAAATCAATTCATGGGCACGACGCCTTCTTAATGGAATACAGTCAATTAAATAATATCATAAATAATATTTTGTAA
- a CDS encoding homocysteine S-methyltransferase family protein has translation MKNSEQLYKALQKRILILDGAMGTMLQRYKFEEEDYRGERFKDWEHPVKGNNDLLSLTQPEAIEEVHRKYLQAGADILETNTFSGTTIAMADYHMEDLVYELNYESAKIARKVCDEFTAKNPDKPRFVAGSIGPTNRTASLSPDVNDPGYRAITFEELRLAYKQQSEALLDGGSDILLVETIFDTLNAKAALFAIDEIQEERGIEIPIMVSGTITDASGRTLSGQTAEAFLISVSHLNLLSVGFNCALGANQLTPYLETLAHNSEFHVSAYPNAGLPNAFGQYDESPEFMAEQIREYVEKGLINIIGGCCGTTPEHIKAIADLVDKYEPRKVKDFV, from the coding sequence ATGAAAAATTCAGAACAACTATATAAAGCATTGCAGAAACGTATTCTTATCCTCGACGGAGCGATGGGAACAATGCTTCAGCGATATAAATTCGAAGAAGAAGATTACCGTGGCGAGCGTTTTAAAGATTGGGAACATCCTGTAAAAGGAAATAATGATCTTCTTTCTCTTACGCAACCCGAAGCAATTGAAGAAGTTCATAGAAAATACCTACAAGCCGGAGCCGATATTTTGGAAACCAATACATTTTCCGGAACTACAATCGCAATGGCAGATTACCATATGGAAGATTTGGTGTACGAACTGAATTACGAGTCCGCAAAAATTGCCAGAAAAGTTTGTGATGAGTTTACCGCTAAAAATCCTGACAAACCAAGATTTGTTGCCGGTTCTATTGGTCCTACGAACAGAACTGCAAGTTTAAGTCCGGATGTCAATGATCCTGGTTATCGTGCAATTACTTTTGAAGAGTTAAGACTAGCTTACAAACAACAATCAGAAGCTTTGTTAGATGGCGGTTCAGATATTCTTTTGGTAGAAACGATCTTTGATACATTGAATGCCAAAGCAGCGTTATTTGCGATCGACGAAATTCAGGAAGAAAGAGGAATTGAAATCCCAATCATGGTTTCAGGAACGATTACTGATGCTTCAGGAAGAACATTAAGCGGGCAAACCGCAGAAGCTTTTCTAATCTCGGTTTCACATTTGAATTTATTAAGTGTAGGTTTCAACTGCGCTTTAGGAGCCAATCAGTTAACACCTTATTTAGAAACTTTGGCTCACAATTCGGAATTCCATGTATCGGCTTATCCAAATGCCGGTTTACCAAATGCTTTCGGGCAATACGATGAATCTCCAGAGTTTATGGCTGAGCAAATCAGAGAATATGTAGAAAAAGGATTGATCAATATTATCGGCGGATGCTGTGGTACCACTCCAGAACACATTAAAGCAATAGCTGATTTAGTTGATAAATATGAGCCCAGAAAAGTGAAGGATTTTGTATGA
- a CDS encoding trans-sulfuration enzyme family protein — translation MENFETLAIRTQTERSQFDEHSTPLYLTSSFVFEDAEDMRASFAEEKSKNLYSRFSNPNVKEFTDKIVKMEGAEAGYAFATGMAAIYSTFATLLNAGDHIVSCQSVFGSTHTLFTKYFPKWNIETTYFKAEDSENVEKYIKLNTKILYLETPTNPAIEILDLEFFGQIAKKHNLIFIVDNCFATPYLQLPIKYGADVVVHSATKLIDGQGRVLGGVAVGREDLIREIYLFARNTGPAMSPFNAWVLSKSLETLAIRVERHCENALKVAEFLESHPNVELTKYPFLPSHPSYEVAKKQMRLGGNIVAFEIKGGIEGGRKFLDKIKICSLSANLGDTRTIVTHPASTTHSKLTDEERNEVGITAGLVRCSVGLENVDDIIADLKQALD, via the coding sequence ATGGAAAATTTCGAAACCTTAGCTATAAGAACCCAAACTGAAAGATCTCAGTTTGACGAGCATTCTACGCCTCTATACCTTACTTCAAGCTTCGTTTTTGAAGATGCGGAAGATATGAGAGCGAGCTTTGCCGAAGAAAAATCTAAAAACCTGTACAGCCGATTTTCAAATCCTAATGTTAAAGAATTTACCGATAAAATCGTCAAGATGGAAGGTGCAGAAGCGGGTTACGCTTTCGCTACCGGAATGGCGGCAATTTATTCAACTTTTGCCACTTTATTGAATGCGGGTGATCACATTGTAAGCTGTCAGTCAGTTTTCGGATCTACACATACATTGTTTACCAAGTATTTTCCAAAATGGAATATTGAAACGACGTATTTCAAAGCTGAAGATTCTGAAAATGTAGAAAAATACATCAAGCTAAATACAAAAATTTTGTATTTGGAAACGCCAACAAATCCTGCGATAGAAATTTTAGATTTAGAATTTTTTGGTCAGATTGCTAAAAAACATAATCTGATTTTCATTGTAGACAACTGTTTTGCAACTCCTTATTTGCAACTACCTATAAAATACGGAGCAGATGTGGTTGTGCATTCTGCCACAAAACTAATTGATGGTCAAGGTCGTGTTTTGGGTGGAGTAGCAGTTGGTAGAGAAGATTTGATTCGTGAGATTTATCTTTTCGCAAGAAACACAGGTCCTGCAATGTCACCTTTCAACGCTTGGGTTTTATCAAAAAGCTTAGAGACTTTGGCAATCCGTGTGGAGAGACATTGTGAAAATGCCTTAAAAGTAGCTGAGTTTTTAGAAAGCCATCCGAATGTAGAACTGACGAAATATCCATTTCTTCCATCTCACCCAAGCTATGAAGTTGCGAAGAAACAGATGAGATTAGGCGGAAATATTGTAGCATTCGAAATTAAAGGCGGTATCGAAGGTGGGCGAAAATTTTTAGATAAAATAAAAATATGTTCACTTTCTGCAAACTTAGGCGATACAAGAACGATTGTTACGCATCCCGCTTCTACAACGCATTCTAAATTGACAGATGAAGAAAGAAACGAAGTGGGAATTACCGCAGGTTTGGTTCGCTGTTCGGTAGGTTTAGAGAATGTGGACGATATTATTGCAGATTTAAAGCAGGCATTAGATTAA
- the metH gene encoding methionine synthase → MKYLKLSGLEPLIITPESNFINVGERTNVAGSKKFLRLIKEEKFSEALDIARDQVDGGAQILDVNFDDGLIDGKASMIKFLNLIGSEPDISKIPIMVDSSKWEILEAGLQVVQGKCVVNSISLKEGKEEFVKHAKAIKRYGAAVIVMAFDEVGQADNYERRLEITQRSYDILVNEVKFPAEDIIFDLNIFPVATGMDEHRRNAIDFIEATRWVRQNLPYASVSGGVSNVSFSFRGNDTVREAMHSVFLYHALQAGMNIGIVNPAMLEVYDQINKELLELVEDVILDKREDATERLLDYSERNKSVKKEKVEELEWRSYPLQERITHSLVKGIDRFIEEDVEEARLQSARPLHVIEINLMTGMGVVGDLFGSGKMFLPQVVKSARVMKKAVAYLQPFIEAEKDVAQKPNGKILMATVKGDVHDIGKNIVSVVLGCNNYDIVDLGVMVPAEKIIQAAIDHQVDVIGLSGLITPSLDEMVYIASELERQNLNFPLLIGGATTSKAHTAVKIDLKYKNAVVHVNDASRAVNVVSSLLGDRNKEYVNDLKNDYSDFREKFLNRQVDKNYVSLEDARKDKFKIDWENEEIFTPNNLGIQVFENQDLEELVPFIDWSPFFRSWDLHGKYPNIFDDEVVGEQAKELFKDGQKILKKIVDEKLLVAKAIFGIFKANSNETDDILIYDENDQEKVKFLTLRQQVQKSKGKDYIALSDFIAPKSSGKTDYMGAFCVCTGFGTDELSDQYEKDNDDYNAIMVKAIADRFAEAYAEFLHKKVRTEYWGYANQENLSNEDLIAEKYKGIRPAPGYPACPDHLEKHAIWDLLKVEENTGVYLTESLAMFPTAAVSGYYFGSPHAKYFGLGKISEDQLKEYSVRKGISLQEARKWLNPNLADGI, encoded by the coding sequence ATGAAATATTTAAAATTATCAGGGCTCGAACCTCTGATTATTACTCCGGAAAGTAATTTTATCAATGTAGGTGAAAGAACCAATGTTGCCGGATCTAAAAAGTTTTTAAGATTAATCAAAGAAGAGAAATTTTCTGAAGCCTTAGATATCGCAAGAGATCAGGTGGATGGCGGTGCTCAGATTCTTGACGTCAATTTTGACGACGGTTTGATCGATGGAAAAGCTTCCATGATTAAATTTCTGAATTTGATTGGTTCCGAACCTGATATTTCCAAAATTCCGATCATGGTCGATTCTTCCAAATGGGAGATTCTGGAAGCCGGTTTACAAGTTGTTCAGGGGAAGTGTGTGGTGAATTCCATCAGTTTAAAAGAAGGAAAAGAAGAGTTCGTGAAACACGCCAAAGCGATCAAAAGATACGGAGCGGCGGTGATTGTTATGGCCTTCGATGAGGTCGGACAGGCCGATAACTATGAAAGAAGACTGGAAATCACTCAACGTTCTTACGATATTTTGGTAAATGAGGTTAAATTTCCTGCTGAAGATATTATTTTCGACTTAAATATATTTCCTGTTGCAACCGGAATGGACGAACACCGCCGCAACGCAATCGATTTCATTGAGGCCACACGTTGGGTGAGACAAAATCTTCCTTACGCTTCGGTGAGTGGAGGAGTTTCCAATGTTTCGTTTTCTTTTCGTGGAAATGATACGGTGCGAGAAGCAATGCACTCGGTTTTTCTTTACCACGCCCTACAAGCCGGAATGAATATAGGAATTGTAAACCCGGCAATGCTTGAGGTTTATGATCAAATTAATAAAGAACTTCTGGAACTCGTAGAAGATGTAATTCTCGACAAAAGAGAAGATGCTACAGAGCGGCTTTTAGATTATTCTGAACGAAATAAATCGGTTAAAAAAGAAAAGGTAGAAGAATTAGAATGGCGTAGTTATCCTTTACAAGAGCGAATTACACACTCTTTGGTGAAAGGAATCGACCGTTTTATAGAAGAAGATGTAGAAGAAGCAAGACTTCAGTCTGCCAGACCGCTTCACGTTATTGAAATCAATCTGATGACGGGAATGGGTGTTGTTGGTGATCTTTTCGGAAGCGGAAAAATGTTTCTTCCACAAGTTGTAAAATCTGCTCGTGTAATGAAAAAGGCAGTAGCTTATTTGCAACCATTCATAGAAGCTGAAAAAGATGTTGCTCAGAAACCCAACGGGAAAATCTTGATGGCAACCGTAAAAGGCGATGTTCACGATATCGGAAAGAATATTGTGAGTGTAGTTTTGGGTTGTAATAATTACGATATTGTTGATTTAGGTGTAATGGTTCCTGCCGAGAAAATTATTCAGGCAGCCATTGATCATCAGGTTGATGTAATTGGTTTGAGTGGATTGATCACGCCAAGTCTGGATGAAATGGTGTATATCGCATCAGAACTGGAACGTCAGAATCTCAATTTTCCTTTATTAATAGGTGGTGCAACAACTTCTAAAGCGCATACTGCCGTAAAGATTGATTTAAAATATAAAAATGCCGTTGTTCATGTAAATGATGCTTCCCGTGCTGTAAATGTGGTGAGTTCTCTTTTAGGAGATCGCAATAAAGAATATGTAAACGATCTTAAAAATGATTATTCAGATTTCAGAGAAAAATTTCTGAACAGGCAGGTCGATAAAAACTATGTTTCTCTGGAAGATGCACGAAAAGATAAATTTAAAATTGATTGGGAAAACGAAGAAATTTTTACACCCAACAATTTAGGAATTCAGGTTTTTGAAAATCAGGATTTGGAAGAATTAGTTCCTTTTATAGACTGGTCGCCGTTTTTCAGAAGCTGGGATCTTCACGGAAAATATCCGAATATTTTTGATGATGAAGTTGTTGGTGAACAGGCAAAAGAATTATTCAAAGACGGACAGAAAATTTTAAAGAAAATCGTTGATGAAAAATTGTTGGTTGCCAAAGCAATCTTTGGAATTTTTAAAGCCAATTCAAACGAAACTGATGACATTTTAATTTACGATGAAAATGATCAGGAAAAAGTTAAGTTTTTGACTTTAAGACAACAGGTTCAGAAATCAAAAGGGAAAGATTATATCGCATTAAGTGATTTTATAGCACCTAAAAGCTCAGGAAAGACCGATTATATGGGAGCTTTCTGCGTGTGTACAGGTTTTGGAACCGATGAATTATCTGATCAATATGAAAAAGATAACGACGACTACAATGCGATCATGGTAAAAGCCATCGCCGACCGTTTTGCCGAAGCTTATGCTGAGTTTTTGCATAAAAAAGTGCGTACAGAATATTGGGGATATGCCAATCAGGAAAATTTGAGCAACGAAGATTTGATTGCCGAAAAATACAAAGGAATTCGTCCTGCGCCGGGCTATCCCGCATGTCCTGATCATTTGGAAAAACATGCCATTTGGGATTTGTTAAAGGTGGAAGAAAACACTGGTGTTTATCTTACTGAAAGTTTAGCTATGTTCCCAACAGCAGCAGTTTCCGGATATTATTTTGGAAGTCCGCACGCCAAATATTTTGGTTTAGGAAAAATTTCTGAAGATCAATTGAAAGAATATTCTGTAAGAAAAGGAATTTCTTTGCAGGAAGCGAGAAAATGGCTGAACCCGAATTTAGCAGATGGGATTTAA
- a CDS encoding fatty acid desaturase family protein, which yields MEKPIYLKNPDDAKLFNELRKRVNQRVEALPRNRDVYIQIKAIILPLVYFGLYVFALLNADRPWVYISSFVLMGISLVLIYLNLIHEAAHNNIFKSKKLNSLILKIFDLVGANSYIWKKRHIASHHAYPNVDGWDTDIEQSGILLIVPWIKAKGIQKFQHFFFFLVYPLYLFNWMFIRDFRDFFDNERVILKTQGKIPVSEKIKMISFKLFYFFYQIAIPVLFFKISLGLALGAWFLQVIAASIFALFVLLPLHPLPDNAFPKLDEKNGLPFSWIRHQLEVTNDLKENNWFVRNVLGNFNFHVAHHLFPNYSYMYYNEITEEIEQFARENNLSYKRFPIFNALGKHVDLLKQNANNAYFILEE from the coding sequence ATGGAAAAGCCAATTTACCTAAAAAATCCGGACGACGCCAAACTGTTTAATGAATTAAGAAAAAGAGTGAACCAGCGAGTAGAAGCACTTCCCCGAAACAGAGATGTTTACATTCAGATCAAAGCGATTATTTTGCCTTTGGTCTATTTTGGCTTGTATGTATTTGCGCTTTTAAATGCAGATCGGCCTTGGGTTTATATTTCGAGTTTTGTTCTGATGGGCATTTCTCTGGTTTTAATTTATTTAAATTTAATTCACGAGGCAGCTCACAACAATATTTTTAAAAGTAAAAAACTCAACAGTCTGATCCTGAAAATTTTCGATCTTGTGGGAGCCAATTCTTATATCTGGAAAAAAAGGCACATCGCATCGCATCACGCCTATCCAAACGTTGATGGTTGGGATACCGACATTGAGCAGAGCGGAATTTTACTCATCGTTCCATGGATTAAAGCTAAAGGAATTCAGAAATTTCAGCATTTCTTTTTCTTTCTGGTGTATCCGCTTTATTTATTTAACTGGATGTTTATCAGAGATTTCAGGGATTTTTTTGATAATGAAAGAGTAATTTTAAAAACTCAGGGTAAAATTCCGGTTTCAGAAAAGATTAAAATGATCAGCTTTAAATTATTTTACTTTTTCTATCAGATTGCTATTCCTGTTTTATTTTTTAAAATTTCTCTTGGTTTGGCTTTGGGTGCTTGGTTTTTGCAGGTGATTGCAGCAAGCATTTTTGCACTTTTTGTGTTGTTGCCTTTACATCCGCTTCCGGATAATGCTTTTCCGAAATTGGATGAGAAAAATGGGCTTCCGTTCAGCTGGATCCGACATCAATTGGAAGTGACCAATGATTTGAAAGAAAATAACTGGTTTGTGAGAAATGTTTTGGGAAATTTCAACTTTCATGTGGCCCATCATCTTTTCCCGAACTATAGCTATATGTATTATAACGAAATTACCGAGGAAATCGAGCAGTTTGCCAGAGAAAATAACTTGAGCTACAAACGATTTCCGATTTTCAATGCTTTGGGCAAACATGTCGATTTGCTGAAGCAAAATGCGAATAACGCCTATTTTATTTTAGAAGAATAA
- the folE gene encoding GTP cyclohydrolase I FolE — MVDFTDNDDDIFTGKEHTPIREDAFEKSPQEKIEKITELFGEIMETLGLDMTDDSLKDSPKRVAKMYVNEIFGGLLPENKPGISTFSNKYKYRQMLVEKDITVYSFCEHHFLPIIGRAHVAYISNGDVIGLSKINRIVDYYAKRPQVQERLTMQIVDALKDALGTKNVACIIDAKHLCVNCRGIKDTASSTITAELSGIFRTNPITRQEFLHYVGSHAKLDY, encoded by the coding sequence ATGGTTGATTTTACCGATAACGATGATGATATTTTTACAGGGAAAGAGCATACGCCGATCCGTGAAGATGCTTTTGAGAAATCGCCACAGGAAAAAATAGAAAAAATTACCGAACTTTTTGGCGAAATTATGGAAACACTTGGTCTTGATATGACCGATGATTCTTTAAAAGATTCTCCAAAAAGGGTGGCGAAAATGTATGTTAACGAAATCTTCGGAGGATTGCTTCCCGAAAATAAACCCGGGATTTCTACCTTTTCAAATAAATATAAATACCGCCAGATGTTGGTGGAAAAAGATATTACAGTTTACTCTTTCTGCGAACATCATTTTTTACCGATTATCGGAAGAGCGCATGTTGCCTATATTTCAAACGGTGATGTTATTGGCTTGTCGAAAATCAACAGAATTGTAGATTATTACGCAAAAAGACCGCAAGTTCAGGAAAGATTGACCATGCAGATTGTTGATGCGTTGAAAGATGCTTTGGGAACAAAAAATGTTGCCTGTATTATCGATGCTAAACATCTTTGCGTAAATTGTAGAGGGATAAAAGATACAGCAAGTTCTACAATTACTGCAGAATTAAGCGGGATTTTTAGAACCAATCCTATTACAAGACAGGAGTTTCTGCATTATGTAGGAAGCCATGCAAAACTGGATTATTAA
- a CDS encoding ACT domain-containing protein, whose product MKSNANEIKFLKNRSIIKFEGEDFLGEIGIDGRVFKALTFARISVGIISQQAVENGLSILVHEDDSEKAVNCLIEEFAAERKSGKVSQIYSINNVSVIGFVAEDLNKILSELARNNVFPLLLNQNSSEKRINIVVTSSQDEKTKNIIESEIFKKPKTVHLAIIGHGNVGKTLIEQVLHSSEEIKRRKNIHLKVVAVANSRKIAFNKKGFDNQWSNEIFASEKTSNVEELINFSKENQLENLIVVDNTASTDFVKNYHALAENGFDLVSSNKIFNTLPIEEYRKLRYTLNKNNKRYLYETNVGAGLPLIDTIKLLHLSGENITRIKGVFSGTLSYVFNNFSLRNDKFSTIVNEALEKGFTEPDPREDLSGNDVARKLLILARELDLINEFNDINIQNLVPEALLSISKQEFLSRLEDLDEEYDKIKKNQEPGHVLRYVGDLHGDLQKEKGNLDVKLISVPATSALGQLKGSDSIFEIYTESYGENPIVIMGAGAGAKVTARGVFGDILRLSETK is encoded by the coding sequence ATGAAAAGTAATGCAAACGAAATAAAATTTTTAAAGAACAGATCAATCATTAAATTTGAAGGAGAAGATTTTTTAGGTGAAATAGGGATCGATGGAAGAGTATTTAAAGCGCTTACATTCGCCCGTATCAGTGTTGGGATAATTTCTCAGCAGGCAGTAGAAAACGGATTGTCGATTCTGGTACACGAAGATGATTCTGAAAAAGCGGTAAACTGTCTGATCGAAGAGTTTGCTGCAGAAAGAAAATCAGGTAAAGTTTCTCAGATTTACAGCATCAACAATGTTTCTGTTATCGGTTTTGTGGCAGAAGATCTCAATAAAATACTTTCAGAATTGGCAAGAAATAACGTTTTTCCATTGTTGTTAAACCAGAATTCAAGCGAAAAGCGTATCAATATTGTTGTGACATCTTCTCAGGATGAGAAAACTAAAAATATCATTGAATCTGAAATTTTCAAAAAACCAAAAACAGTTCATCTCGCAATTATTGGTCACGGAAATGTAGGAAAGACTTTAATAGAGCAGGTTTTACATTCTTCGGAAGAAATTAAAAGAAGAAAAAATATACATCTTAAAGTTGTTGCGGTAGCTAATTCAAGAAAAATAGCTTTCAACAAAAAAGGTTTTGACAACCAATGGAGCAATGAGATTTTTGCCTCTGAAAAAACTTCAAATGTAGAAGAATTAATTAATTTCTCTAAAGAAAACCAGCTTGAAAATCTAATCGTAGTCGATAACACGGCAAGTACAGATTTTGTTAAAAATTACCATGCGTTGGCAGAAAACGGCTTCGATTTGGTTTCTTCAAATAAAATTTTCAACACACTTCCAATTGAAGAATACCGTAAACTAAGATATACGTTGAATAAAAACAACAAACGTTATTTGTATGAAACCAATGTTGGAGCAGGTTTGCCATTAATCGATACCATAAAACTTTTACATCTTTCCGGTGAAAATATTACAAGAATCAAAGGTGTTTTTTCAGGAACATTGAGTTATGTTTTCAATAACTTCTCTTTGCGAAATGATAAATTTTCTACAATCGTTAATGAAGCGCTTGAAAAAGGTTTCACCGAACCAGATCCAAGAGAAGATTTATCAGGAAATGATGTGGCTCGCAAGTTATTGATCTTGGCGAGAGAATTAGATTTAATAAATGAATTTAACGATATCAACATCCAAAATCTGGTTCCGGAAGCTTTGCTTTCTATATCAAAACAGGAATTCCTTTCAAGGTTAGAAGATTTGGATGAAGAATACGATAAAATTAAGAAAAATCAGGAGCCTGGTCACGTTTTAAGATATGTTGGTGATTTGCACGGCGATTTACAGAAAGAGAAAGGCAATCTTGATGTTAAGCTAATTTCTGTTCCTGCAACTTCCGCTTTGGGACAACTGAAAGGCTCAGATTCAATTTTTGAAATCTACACCGAAAGTTATGGTGAAAATCCAATTGTCATCATGGGAGCCGGCGCCGGAGCTAAGGTTACAGCAAGAGGAGTTTTCGGAGATATTTTAAGATTAAGTGAAACTAAATAA